The following proteins are co-located in the Telopea speciosissima isolate NSW1024214 ecotype Mountain lineage chromosome 9, Tspe_v1, whole genome shotgun sequence genome:
- the LOC122639071 gene encoding uncharacterized protein LOC122639071: MEALKASSFHHMAKPEVSSTVWKMIWNCRTLPKIRAFLWHSCGNVVASADCLSSRNIPIDPLCSRCGKEKDSVDHIMLHCPYAKAIWFGSSLSHRISNNPSLLIHEWLQHWQNLALQDKNAARESFSKCSFLCWHIWLVRKDFVFSKKFKSLEEIIRSAEAAF, from the coding sequence ATGGAGGCCTTGAAAGCATCATCATTTCATCACATGGCCAAGCCTGAAGTCTCTAGCACTGTTTGGAAGATGATCTGGAACTGCAGGACCCTTCCCAAGATTCGTGCTTTCCTATGGCATTCATGTGGCAATGTTGTCGCCTCTGCTGATTGTTTATCTTCGAGGAACATCCCCATTGATCCTCTATGTTCCAGATGTGGAAAGGAAAAGGATTCTGTAGACCATATCATGTTGCACTGCCCATATGCCAAGGCAATTTGGTTTGggtcatctctctctcacagaaTTTCGAACAATCCTTCTCTTTTGATCCATGAATGGCTTCAACATTGGCAAAACTTGGCTTTGCAAGATAAAAACGCAGCTAGAGAAAGCTTCAGTAAATGCTCTTTCCTCTGTTGGCATATTTGGTTGGTCAGGAAAGATTTTGTCTTCTCGAAGAAGTTTAAATCCCTTGAAGAGATCATTCGCTCTGCGGAAGCAGCGTTCTAG